A genomic region of Planococcus kocurii contains the following coding sequences:
- the ccpA gene encoding catabolite control protein A: MTVTIYDVAREANVSMATVSRVVNANQNVKPATRKKVLKVIEELGYRPNAVARGLASKKTTTVGVIIPDISNSMYAELARGIEDIATMYRYNIILSNSDQNENKELQLLETMLGKQVDGIVFMSDVISPELLKEMERSPTPIVLAGSIDESAAIASVNIDYYGAAYEVVKKFIDNGHKKIALISGPMTSMINKEYKLKAYKEALADAGIAYDEKLVVECNNSYDEGIEAVKILATAEPTAYFVGNDEMSIGVIHGLEEQGRKIPRDAEVISYENSKLSRMARPTLTAVAFPLYDIGAVSMRLLTKYMNNEEIEEQQVILPYRIEERQSTKND, from the coding sequence ATGACCGTTACGATATATGATGTGGCAAGAGAGGCGAACGTTTCTATGGCTACTGTGTCACGTGTAGTAAATGCTAATCAAAACGTCAAACCTGCCACAAGGAAGAAAGTATTAAAAGTGATAGAAGAATTAGGCTATCGTCCAAATGCTGTGGCTCGTGGACTTGCAAGTAAAAAAACAACGACGGTCGGCGTCATTATACCCGATATTTCCAATAGCATGTACGCTGAACTAGCCCGTGGAATTGAAGATATCGCGACAATGTACCGTTACAATATTATTTTATCCAACTCAGATCAGAACGAAAATAAGGAACTTCAGCTATTGGAAACAATGCTCGGAAAACAAGTAGATGGAATTGTTTTCATGAGTGATGTCATCTCACCTGAACTTCTCAAAGAAATGGAGCGTTCTCCAACTCCAATCGTCCTGGCTGGTTCAATTGATGAATCAGCAGCAATTGCTTCGGTTAATATTGATTATTATGGTGCTGCCTACGAAGTTGTTAAGAAGTTCATTGATAATGGTCATAAGAAAATTGCGCTTATTTCAGGGCCAATGACTTCGATGATTAACAAGGAATATAAGTTAAAAGCTTATAAAGAAGCATTAGCAGATGCAGGGATTGCTTACGATGAAAAACTGGTCGTTGAATGCAACAACTCTTATGATGAGGGCATTGAGGCTGTCAAAATTTTAGCGACTGCCGAGCCGACTGCCTATTTTGTAGGGAACGACGAAATGTCAATCGGAGTCATTCATGGATTAGAAGAGCAAGGCCGAAAGATTCCAAGGGATGCAGAAGTTATTAGCTACGAAAATTCCAAACTGTCACGTATGGCACGTCCAACGTTAACAGCAGTCGCTTTCCCGCTTTACGACATTGGAGCGGTATCAATGCGTTTGTTAACAAAATATATGAACAACGAAGAAATCGAAGAACAGCAAGTTATTCTCCCATACCGAATTGAAGAAAGACAATCGACTAAAAACGATTAA